A stretch of the Actinoalloteichus fjordicus genome encodes the following:
- a CDS encoding DUF397 domain-containing protein: MAASDFSRARWRTSSRSGSSGGQCVEVAHQPHAVGIRDSKHSDGPMLVLGPARWAAFLRSLRH; the protein is encoded by the coding sequence ATGGCCGCTTCCGACTTCAGCAGGGCCCGTTGGCGCACCTCGTCTCGCAGCGGTTCCAGCGGGGGCCAGTGCGTCGAGGTCGCACACCAGCCGCACGCCGTCGGCATCCGCGACTCCAAACACTCCGACGGCCCGATGCTGGTGCTGGGCCCTGCGCGGTGGGCTGCCTTCCTGCGGTCGCTGCGTCACTAG
- the asnB gene encoding asparagine synthase (glutamine-hydrolyzing): MCGLLGLVCPTENDAMAARASVGRALTCQRHRGPDESETWQRDEAVFGFNRLSIIDVERSHQPLTWGPPESPDRYTIIFNGEIYNYLELRAELAQRHGARFTTDGDTESIVAAYHYLGQSMISRLRGMFAFLIWDSEKQLIFGGRDPFGIKPLYYAAGPHGVAFSSEKKSLLDLSGTLGQQPALNRSGLQYYLTLQYVPEPATLHHGIRRIESGTSFTVEPGGQPVMQRYFSPTFTPRPVTGPTEQSRLYQGITDVMRDSVAKHMRADVTVGAFLSGGIDSTAIAALAKEHNPDLITFTTGFERQGYSEVDVAAESAAALGVKHVVRTVSPEEMMEHLPLIVWYLDDPVADPALVPLWFIAREARQHVKVVLSGEGADELFGGYTIYREPLSLAPFDRVPGGLRRIMGKVSTRIPEGVRGKDLLRRGALSLEERYYGNARIFRDDQLRRVLNTFDPAVSHTDITARAYRESEGWDPVTRMQYVDMFTWLRGDILAKADKVTMANSLELRVPFLDTEVFKVAAQIPQSEKITKETTKFALRQALRDVVPAHVLNRRKLGFPVPLRLWLKDEMYGWARDIIQRSDTAALIDKNAALVLLEEHKAGTLDHSRRIWALLVFMIWHGIFIENRINPTIPEPHYPVKL, encoded by the coding sequence GTGTGTGGCCTATTGGGACTGGTCTGCCCGACCGAGAACGACGCCATGGCGGCTCGCGCCTCCGTAGGCAGAGCGCTGACCTGTCAGCGGCACAGAGGACCGGACGAGTCGGAGACCTGGCAGCGGGATGAGGCCGTGTTCGGCTTCAACCGACTCTCGATCATCGACGTCGAGCGTTCGCATCAGCCGCTGACCTGGGGTCCGCCGGAGTCGCCCGACCGGTACACCATCATCTTCAACGGCGAGATCTACAACTATCTCGAACTGCGCGCCGAGCTGGCGCAGCGCCACGGCGCCCGGTTCACCACCGACGGCGACACCGAGTCGATCGTGGCCGCGTATCACTACCTCGGCCAGTCGATGATCAGCCGCCTGCGAGGAATGTTCGCGTTCCTGATCTGGGACTCCGAGAAGCAGCTGATCTTCGGCGGCCGCGATCCCTTCGGCATCAAGCCGCTCTACTACGCGGCAGGACCGCACGGCGTCGCGTTCTCCAGCGAGAAGAAGAGCCTGCTCGACCTGTCCGGGACGCTGGGCCAACAGCCCGCCCTGAACCGCAGCGGCCTTCAGTACTACCTGACCCTCCAGTACGTCCCCGAGCCCGCCACGCTGCACCACGGCATCCGCCGGATCGAGTCCGGCACGTCGTTCACCGTGGAGCCCGGCGGGCAGCCCGTCATGCAGCGCTACTTCTCCCCGACGTTCACCCCGAGGCCGGTGACCGGACCCACCGAGCAGTCGCGGCTGTACCAGGGGATCACCGACGTCATGCGGGACTCGGTGGCCAAGCACATGCGGGCCGACGTCACCGTCGGCGCGTTCCTCTCCGGCGGCATCGACTCGACCGCCATCGCCGCCCTGGCCAAGGAGCACAACCCCGACCTGATCACCTTCACCACCGGGTTCGAGCGCCAGGGCTACTCGGAGGTCGACGTGGCCGCCGAGTCCGCCGCCGCCCTCGGGGTGAAGCACGTCGTCCGCACCGTCTCCCCCGAGGAGATGATGGAGCACCTGCCGCTGATCGTCTGGTACCTGGACGACCCGGTGGCCGACCCGGCCCTGGTGCCGCTGTGGTTCATCGCTCGCGAGGCACGTCAGCACGTCAAGGTGGTGCTCTCCGGCGAGGGGGCCGACGAGCTGTTCGGCGGCTACACGATCTATCGGGAGCCGCTGTCGCTGGCGCCGTTCGACCGGGTGCCGGGCGGGCTGCGGCGGATCATGGGCAAGGTGTCCACCCGCATCCCCGAGGGCGTGCGCGGCAAGGACCTGCTCCGCCGAGGCGCGCTGTCCCTGGAGGAGCGCTACTACGGCAACGCCCGGATCTTCCGGGACGACCAGCTCCGCCGAGTGCTCAACACCTTCGACCCGGCCGTGTCGCACACCGACATCACCGCCCGCGCCTACCGCGAGTCGGAGGGCTGGGACCCGGTCACGCGGATGCAGTACGTGGACATGTTCACCTGGCTGCGGGGCGACATCCTGGCCAAGGCGGACAAGGTCACGATGGCCAACTCGCTGGAACTGCGGGTGCCGTTCCTGGACACCGAGGTCTTCAAGGTCGCCGCGCAGATCCCGCAGTCGGAGAAGATCACCAAGGAGACAACCAAGTTCGCGCTGCGGCAGGCGCTGCGCGACGTCGTCCCCGCCCACGTCCTCAATCGACGCAAGCTCGGCTTCCCGGTGCCGCTGCGGCTCTGGCTCAAGGACGAGATGTACGGCTGGGCCCGCGACATCATCCAGCGCTCCGACACCGCCGCGCTGATCGACAAGAATGCCGCGCTGGTCCTCCTCGAGGAGCACAAGGCCGGCACGCTGGACCACAGCAGGCGGATCTGGGCCCTGCTGGTGTTCATGATCTGGCACGGCATCTTCATCGAGAACCGGATCAACCCGACCATCCCCGAGCCGCATTACCCGGTGAAGCTGTAG
- a CDS encoding helix-turn-helix domain-containing protein, with protein sequence MVLPGDPRVKLIQMGLELRRLRDEAGFTHDEAAAVVGCQQSKLSKIENGKQAIRRDELQALLELYGAPRRQWDELLSLVQILPRGRAGRTHRDAVPDWFRRFVVLESAATGARVYESEIVTGLVQTEEYARSVILAWEPDADPDEVNRQVRIRMNRQTVVTRKRPAPMRLDVVLSEAALLRVQGSREIMAGQLDHLRRVSELPDVELRVLPFDRPNRIAVASSFTLLRLPEPNGTVVYLEDVVGATYPEDRKDINTYSVTFGRLRSAALDPVESRELIGKVADTYR encoded by the coding sequence ATGGTCTTGCCGGGTGATCCGAGGGTGAAGCTGATTCAGATGGGCCTCGAACTGCGTCGTCTTCGGGACGAGGCGGGGTTCACCCATGACGAGGCTGCGGCCGTGGTCGGCTGCCAGCAGTCCAAACTCAGCAAGATCGAGAACGGCAAGCAGGCCATCCGCCGCGACGAGTTGCAGGCATTGCTCGAACTGTATGGGGCGCCGCGCAGGCAGTGGGACGAGCTCTTGAGCCTGGTGCAGATCCTCCCGAGGGGACGTGCGGGGCGGACCCATCGGGATGCGGTGCCGGACTGGTTCCGCCGATTCGTGGTGCTGGAGAGCGCGGCGACGGGTGCCCGAGTCTACGAATCAGAGATCGTCACCGGGTTGGTCCAGACCGAGGAGTATGCCCGGTCGGTGATCCTGGCCTGGGAACCCGACGCCGATCCGGACGAGGTGAATCGACAGGTGCGGATCAGGATGAACCGGCAGACCGTGGTGACACGGAAGCGGCCTGCCCCGATGCGGCTCGACGTGGTGCTCAGCGAGGCCGCGTTGCTCCGCGTCCAGGGCAGCCGGGAGATCATGGCCGGACAGCTCGACCACCTCCGTCGGGTTTCCGAACTGCCCGACGTCGAGCTGCGGGTGCTGCCCTTCGACCGGCCGAATCGGATCGCGGTGGCTTCGTCCTTCACCCTGCTGCGGCTGCCCGAGCCCAATGGCACGGTCGTCTACCTGGAGGACGTGGTTGGCGCGACCTATCCGGAGGATCGCAAGGACATCAACACCTACAGCGTCACCTTCGGCAGGCTGCGCTCCGCCGCGCTCGACCCTGTCGAGTCTCGGGAGCTGATCGGTAAGGTCGCCGACACCTACCGTTGA